The following DNA comes from Candidatus Kaelpia aquatica.
CTCTTTTAGATTGTGAACTCTTACGCCTTCTGTACTTCAAGATTGTAATCTTATCAGCCTTTTTATTCTCTATTAACTCTGCAGCAACTTTAGCATTTTCTACATAAGGCCTACCTACAGTTAATTTAGAACCGTCAGATAAAGCTAATACTTTATCAAATTCGACCTTATTATCCGTAGCTTCAACAAGCT
Coding sequences within:
- the rplU gene encoding 50S ribosomal protein L21; protein product: MKYAIIETGGKQYKVKEGDTIKVELVEATDNKVEFDKVLALSDGSKLTVGRPYVENAKVAAELIENKKADKITILKYRRRKSSQSKRGHRQILSKVKIGSIPEA